The Arachis hypogaea cultivar Tifrunner chromosome 19, arahy.Tifrunner.gnm2.J5K5, whole genome shotgun sequence genome has a window encoding:
- the LOC112777115 gene encoding F-box/kelch-repeat protein At3g23880-like — MTQPRDYEKRNRKRLRVTRNGLKRLLPSTGTSLGPLSVLPDELIREILLRLPARSLLRFQSVCSSWRTLISSSQFANDHVRLIAADPSLSHPRVVYHGCWFYRYKKFGDFSTRCLFENPSQPTEVVRFAGKSSHEIIGSCNGLLCLQDITVMDNLIMLWNPCTGLTSQPLEIRGIIGVCGFGYDHVNDEYKFVAVLEQEPLRIETRIYTFCPNPSRRIIQDTAFKRIIGNGKGVFVPGTATLNWIHWHGLVLSLDLVKETCSEFSLPLNLKAPENKSFVFPHLCMLKNCLAFCCSHEKTQWSVWLLKEYGMPQSWTRLATIHCHHSLLTGAELHPLYIRRNTLLMAVASTSKIVLYNLDDGSLEFPLLKPTPADVPMGLWFYIYHESLVSPSYRCLRSSSSQIWLIKP; from the coding sequence ATGACGCAGCCTAGGGATTATGAGAAGAGGAACAGGAAGCGTTTAAGAGTCACCAGAAACGGCCTGAAACGGCTGCTGCCTTCAACGGGAACCTCATTGGGGCCGCTTTCAGTCCTTCCGGATGAACTCATCAGAGAAATATTGCTGAGGCTTCCGGCGAGGTCGCTGCTTAGGTTTCAGAGTGTGTGCAGTTCATGGAGAACTTTAATTTCCAGCTCCCAATTCGCCAACGACCATGTTCGTTTAATCGCCGCTGATCCAAGTCTTAGCCATCCACGAGTTGTTTATCATGGTTGTTGGTTCTACAGATACAAAAAATTCGGAGATTTCTCCACACGGTGCTTGTTCGAGAACCCTTCCCAACCTACTGAAGTTGTTCGCTTCGCGGGAAAAAGTAGCCACGAAATTATTGGCTCTTGCAACGGATTGTTGTGCTTGCAAGACATTACTGTCATGGATAACTTAATCATGCTATGGAATCCCTGTACTGGATTGACATCCCAACCGCTGGAAATTCGGGGTATCATAGGAGTTTGCGGCTTTGGATATGATCATGTGAATGACGAGTACAAGTTTGTTGCggttttagaacaggaaccgctTAGAATTGAAACCAGAATTTATACATTTTGTCCAAACCCTTCTAGGAGAATCATTCAAGATACAGCGTTTAAAAGGATAATTGGTAATGGTAAAGGGGTATTTGTGCCTGGCACCGCCACTCTTAATTGGATTCATTGGCATGGCTTGGTTCTTTCCCTTGACTTGGTGAAGGAGACTTGTAGTGAGTTTTCTCTGCCTCTCAACCTCAAGGCTCCGGAAAATAAATCCTTCGTCTTTCCACACTTATGTATGCTGAAGAACTGCCTTGCATTTTGTTGCAGCCATGAGAAAACTCAGTGGTCTGTGTGGCTGCTGAAGGAATATGGAATGCCTCAATCTTGGACTAGATTAGCCACCATCCACTGTCACCACTCACTGCTTACTGGTGCTGAGTTACACCCATTATATATCCGGAGAAATACTCTTCTTATGGCGGTGGCATCAACTTCAAAGATAGTTTTGTATAACTTGGATGATGGCAGTTTAGAATTTCCTCTACTGAAACCTACTCCTGCAGATGTCCCAATGGGATTGTGGTTCTATATTTATCATGAGAGCTTAGTTTCACCATCATATCGTTGTCTTCGAAGTAGCTCATCCCAAATCTGGTTGATCAAACCTTAG
- the LOC112777707 gene encoding F-box/kelch-repeat protein At3g23880, with protein sequence MEQPHDYDEMNRNPLRVTINAPKRLLSSTVTPSQPPSVLPDELLTEILLRLPAKLLLRLRGVCRSWRTLISTSNFAKEHVQRSIAADPSLSGPRVAYHHSWKYKHNTFGDFSLRSLFENPSKSTEVVLFEERRSHRILGSCNGLLCLHEGVDTLNNHVKLWNPCTGLTSQSLKIWGFMWISGFGHDHVNDEYKLVTTVYQKQTKPHTSATIIYTFCRNHSMRKIQDIPFRSIYGDGKGVFVPGTATLNWIRQHGARDFMVLSLDLVNETFSEFSLPPKDPDNKTFFFCAEELPCSLF encoded by the coding sequence ATGGAGCAGCCTCATGATTATGACGAGATGAATAGGAATCCTTTGAGAGTCACCATAAACGCCCCGAAACGGCTGCTGTCTTCGACGGTAACGCCATCGCAGCCGCCGTCAGTCCTTCCGGATGAACTCCTCACGGAAATCTTGCTGAGACTTCCGGCAAAGTTACTTCTCCGTTTACGGGGTGTGTGCCGTTCATGGAGAACCCTAATTTCCACCTCCAATTTTGCGAAAGAACATGTTCAACGTTCAATCGCCGCGGATCCAAGTTTGAGTGGGCCACGAGTTGCTTATCATCATAGTTGGAAATACAAACACAACACATTCGGAGATTTCTCCTTACGATCCTTGTTTGAGAATCCTTCCAAATCTACAGAAGTCGTTCTCTTCGAGGAGAGACGTAGTCACAGAATTCTTGGATCTTGCAATGGATTGCTGTGCTTGCATGAGGGTGTTGACACCCTCAACAACCATGTCAAGTTGTGGAATCCCTGTACTGGATTAACATCCCAATCGCTGAAAATTTGGGGTTTCATGTGGATTTCCGGCTTCGGCCACGATCATGTGAATGACGAGTACAAACTTGTTACCACTGTATATCAGAAACAGACAAAACCTCATACATCTGCCACCATAATTTATACATTTTGCCGGAACCATTCCATGAGAAAAATTCAAGATATCCCGTTTCGTAGCATATATGGTGATGGTAAAGGCGTATTTGTGCCTGGCACTGCCACTCTTAACTGGATTCGTCAGCATGGCGCTCGGGATTTCATGGTTCTTTCCCTTGACTTGGTGAATGAGACTTTTAGTGAGTTTTCTCTGCCCCCTAAGGATCCAGATAATAAAACCTTCTTCTTCTGTGCTGAGGAACTGCCTTGCAGTTTGTTTTAA